In one window of Arachis ipaensis cultivar K30076 chromosome B06, Araip1.1, whole genome shotgun sequence DNA:
- the LOC107645208 gene encoding chlorophyllase-1 isoform X1, with translation MASAFKTPATLSSLVTLLHMVSYLLLLSWFGIPMFGPSEVKWAGSIVDWIAEGLQPLLPENVEAQLDSLVLAGHSRGGKTAFAVALGYVQTKLKFSVLIGIDPVAGLSKCKMCRTLPHILTYEPRSFNLGIPVLVIGTGLGPEPNSFTMMACAPDGVNHEEFYRECKPPCAHFVAKEYGHMDMLDDDISGIIDGVISKCLCKNGVGPRELMRKTVAGLVVAFLRAYLKAQFEDLEIILKDPGLAPTKLEQVEYVPE, from the exons ATGGCTTCTGCCTTCAAAACACCTGCTACTCTAAGCTCCTTGGTCACATTGCTTCACATGGTTTCATACTTGTTGCTCCTCAGCTGGTTCG GCATACCTATGTTTGGGCCCAGCGAAGTAAAATGGGCTGGGAGTATTGTGGATTGGATAGCTGAGGGCCTTCAACCTTTGCTTCCTGAAAACGTGGAAGCCCAATTGGATAGCCTGGTTCTAGCGGGCCATAGCAGAGGTGGAAAAACTGCTTTTGCCGTGGCACTTGGTTATGTCCAAACAAAGCTCAAGTTTTCAGTGCTCATAGGCATAGACCCTGTGGCAGGCCTAAGCAAATGCAAAATGTGTAGAACACTTCCTCATATCCTCACATATGAGCCCAGATCCTTTAATTTGGGAATACCGGTTTTGGTGATTGGAACTGGGCTAGGCCCAGAGCCCAATAGCTTCACGATGATGGCATGTGCACCTGATGGTGTGAACCATGAGGAGTTCTACAGAGAGTGCAAGCCACCTTGTGCACATTTTGTTGCCAAAGAATATGGTCACATGGACATGTTGGATGATGATATTTCTGggatcattgatggagtgatatCAAAGTGTTTGTGTAAGAATGGTGTGGGCCCCAGGGAGTTGATGAGGAAGACTGTGGCTGGATTGGTTGTTGCATTCTTGAGGGCCTATTTAAAGGCCCAGTTTGAGGATCTGGAAATTATTTTGAAGGATCCGGGTCTTGCTCCTACCAAGTTAGAGCAAGTTGAGTACGTTCCAGAatga